The window CAGCACCTGGCGTCGTGGGGCATCGTCGCGGCGGCCCCCAACACCGAGCGCGGACCCGCCCCCTCGGTGCTGAACCTGGCATTCGACCTGGGCACGACGCTGGACATCATCACCGGGGTGCGGCTGGGCCCGGGCAAGATCAGCGTCCACCCGACCAAACTGGGGGTGGCCGGGCACGGTTTCGGCGGATCGGCGGCGGTATTCGCCGCGGCCGGGATGTCCGGGGCCGGGAAGACGGCCCCCAAGGCGGTCGCGGCATTGTTCCCGTCAGTGACCAAACCTGCTGCTCAGCAGCCCGCAGCGGCCCTGAAGATTCCTGGCCTGGTGCTCAGCTCGCCGGATGACCCGCAGTCGCTGCGGACCGACGCCCAGGACCTCGCCGAGGCGTGGCCCGGGGCCGTCCTGCACATCGTCCGCAAGGGCAAGTCGGCCGGGCTGGCCGAGAAGCGGCACTTCACCCGGGTCCTGGGCGTGCCCGGTTCGGACCGGCGCACCCAGAAGACGGTGCGGGCGCTGCTCACCGGCTTCCTGCTGTTCCACCTCACCGGCGACAAGGCCTACCAGGAGTTCGCCGACCCCGAAGTGGTGCTGCCCAACACCGAGAAGCCCGATCCGGCGGCCGAACCGGTGACGCCCGAGGACCGGATCGTCGCCCTCCTCAAGTAGCCGACCACCCACGCGTCCCCAACCAACCGGTTGGTGATATAACTCGGTGATGCGTACCGGCGTGTTTCTGGATTATTCGGCTGGCTTCCGCGAGGCCGTCGAGCACATCGTGGTGTTGGAGAAGGTGGGCGTGGACATCGCCCTGGTGGCCGAGGCCTACTCCTTCGACGCCGTCAGCCAACTCGGCTACCTGGCAGCCAAGACCTCGACCATCGAACTGGGCACGGGTGTCGTGCCGATCTACACCCGCACCCCCAGCCTGCTCGCCATGACCGCTGCGGGCCTGGACTACGTCTCCGACGGCCGCTTCAACCTGGGTATCGGCACCTCGGGGCCACAGGTCGTCGAGGGCTTTCACGGCGTGCCCTTCGACGCCCCGCTGGGCCGCACCCGCGAGGTGGTCGACATCTGCCGCCAGGTGTGGCGCCGG is drawn from Candidatus Mycolicibacterium alkanivorans and contains these coding sequences:
- a CDS encoding dienelactone hydrolase family protein — encoded protein: MARTRKLFAALTRRGPHQVLRGDLAFAGLPGTVYTPASGFNLPGVAFGHDWLTSVDRYEKTLQHLASWGIVAAAPNTERGPAPSVLNLAFDLGTTLDIITGVRLGPGKISVHPTKLGVAGHGFGGSAAVFAAAGMSGAGKTAPKAVAALFPSVTKPAAQQPAAALKIPGLVLSSPDDPQSLRTDAQDLAEAWPGAVLHIVRKGKSAGLAEKRHFTRVLGVPGSDRRTQKTVRALLTGFLLFHLTGDKAYQEFADPEVVLPNTEKPDPAAEPVTPEDRIVALLK